Proteins encoded within one genomic window of Halanaerobiales bacterium:
- a CDS encoding nicotinate phosphoribosyltransferase, whose protein sequence is MSVFNEERLPIDTFQIDKERMVNGWYSDVYFRNISKILNQLSNEGYTYEEEDIGNIEVEMQIFPRRKPFSIVGGIDEALALLKTATGYWNEEGEFINTFSNLEVEACHDGVKGYYNGNPKNVDPVIKIRGRYRDFSILETPMVGSLTEASRIATNVYKVLEAARGKDILFFPARFAHYKLQALHGYAYSLGVKAYNKDYGKNSLRLVSTDGQGAWWGGKGGG, encoded by the coding sequence ATGTCAGTATTCAATGAAGAAAGATTACCAATAGATACCTTCCAGATAGATAAAGAAAGAATGGTAAATGGTTGGTATTCAGATGTATATTTTAGAAATATTAGCAAAATTTTAAATCAATTATCTAATGAAGGCTATACTTATGAAGAGGAAGATATTGGGAATATAGAAGTTGAAATGCAAATATTCCCTCGGAGAAAACCATTTTCTATTGTTGGTGGTATTGATGAAGCTCTGGCTTTATTAAAAACTGCAACAGGATACTGGAATGAAGAAGGAGAATTTATTAATACATTTTCTAATCTTGAAGTTGAGGCCTGTCATGATGGAGTAAAAGGTTATTATAATGGAAATCCCAAAAATGTTGATCCTGTAATTAAAATAAGAGGAAGATATAGAGACTTTTCAATTTTAGAAACTCCAATGGTAGGTTCTTTAACCGAAGCTTCAAGAATTGCAACAAATGTATATAAAGTATTGGAAGCAGCAAGGGGAAAAGATATTTTGTTCTTTCCTGCAAGATTTGCTCATTATAAACTTCAGGCTTTACACGGATATGCTTATTCTCTTGGGGTAAAAGCGTATAATAAAGATTATGGAAAAAACAGTTTGAGACTTGTATCTACAGATGGTCAGGGAGCCTGGTGGGGAGGAAAAGGTGGTGG